One Arvicanthis niloticus isolate mArvNil1 chromosome 3, mArvNil1.pat.X, whole genome shotgun sequence DNA segment encodes these proteins:
- the Kctd12 gene encoding BTB/POZ domain-containing protein KCTD12 produces the protein MALADSTRGLPNGGGGGGGSGSSSSSAEPPLFPDIVELNVGGQVYVTRRCTVVSVPDSLLWRMFTQQQPQELARDSKGRFFLDRDGFLFRYILDYLRDLQLVLPDYFPERSRLQREAEYFELPELVRRLGAPQQPGPGPPPPHSRRGVHKEGSLGDELMPLGYPEPEPQEGASAGAPSPTLDLASRSPSGGAAGPLLTPSQSLDGSRRSGYITIGYRGSYTIGRDAQADAKFRRVARITVCGKTSLAKEVFGDTLNESRDPDRPPERYTSRYYLKFNFLEQAFDKLSESGFHMVACSSTGTCAFASSTDQSEDKIWTSYTEYVFCRE, from the coding sequence ATGGCTCTGGCGGACAGCACCCGAGGATTACCCAACGGGGGCGGAGGCGGAGGTGGTAGCGGCTCGTCGTCGTCCTCGGCGGAGCCGCCGCTCTTCCCGGACATCGTGGAGCTGAACGTGGGAGGGCAGGTGTATGTGACCCGGCGCTGCACCGTGGTGTCCGTGCCCGACTCGCTGCTCTGGCGGATGTTCACGCAGCAGCAGCCGCAGGAGCTGGCCCGGGACAGCAAAGGCCGCTTCTTTCTGGACCGGGACGGCTTCCTCTTCCGCTACATCCTGGATTACCTGCGGGACTTGCAGCTCGTGCTGCCCGACTACTTCCCGGAGCGCAGCCGGCTGCAGCGCGAGGCCGAGTACTTCGAGCTGCCGGAGCTCGTGCGTCGCCTCGGGGCGCCCCAGCAACCCGGCCCGGGGCCACCGCCGCCGCACTCGCGCCGCGGGGTGCATAAGGAGGGCTCGCTGGGCGACGAGCTGATGCCGCTGGGCTACCCCGAGCCCGAGCCGCAGGAGGGCGCCTCGGCTGGGGCGCCGTCGCCCACGCTGGATCTGGCTAGCCGCAGCCCGTCCGGGGGCGCGGCGGGTCCCCTGCTCACACCGTCCCAGTCTTTGGACGGCAGCCGGCGCTCCGGCTACATCACCATCGGCTACCGCGGCTCCTACACCATCGGGCGCGACGCGCAGGCGGACGCCAAGTTCCGGCGGGTGGCGCGCATCACCGTGTGCGGCAAGACATCGCTGGCCAAGGAGGTGTTTGGGGACACCCTGAATGAGAGTCGGGACCCCGATCGGCCCCCGGAGCGCTACACCTCGCGCTATTACCTCAAGTTCAACTTCCTAGAGCAGGCCTTCGATAAGCTGTCCGAGTCGGGCTTCCACATGGTGGCGTGCAGCTCCACGGGCACCTGCGCCTTTGCTAGCAGCACCGACCAGAGCGAGGACAAGATCTGGACCAGCTACACCGAGTACGTCTTCTGCAGGGAGTGA